The following DNA comes from Hahella chejuensis KCTC 2396.
TAGTCGCCCCCCCCCCAAAGCCTTAACCCCCAATTAGAGCTCACAAAAAAGCCGGTCATGCGACCGGCTTTTTATTTGGCCGCTTATGCAGCCTACGTCAAGAAGAAAACTACCTTAGGGACGCTCATCCAGCTCCGCGCCCTCTCCCTCTTTTACAGGGATCATCAAATCTTCTTTGCTGATATTCATGATCAACAGCAGGTTACTCGCAACATATATAGACGAGTATGTCCCAACAATAATGCCGATGATCAGCGCAGTAGAAAACCCTTTAAGCGCCGGCCCGCCAAACAGAAATAGCGCCACCAGCACCAACAAAGTGGTTAAGCCGGTAACAATGGTGCGGGACAAGGTTTGCGTTAAAGATATATTGATAATTTCAATTGGGGTTTCTTCACGCAGGCGGCGAAAGTTTTCACGCACGCGGTCACTTACAACAATGGTATCGTTCAATGAGTAACCAATCACCGCCAACACCGCCGCCAGCACATTCAGATCGAAGTCCCACTGAAACAGCGAGAACATCCCCACTGTGATGATGACATCGTGCACCAAGGCCATCACCGCGCCAACAGAAAACTTAAACTGAAAGCGGAAGGCGATATAGAGCATGATCACACCCAGCGCCAACAGCAATCCCAAGCCGCCCTGCTCTCGCAACTCTTCACCAACCTGTGAACCAACGAACTCAGAACGGCTCAAAGTCACCTGCTCCCCATTCGCCGACAAAGCGCCCACTACCTCAGTACCGATGGATTCGCTGTGCTCCTGCTGCAAACGCACCAGAATACTGGTGTCAGAACCAAACTTCTGTACGACGAAGTTTTCGTA
Coding sequences within:
- the secF gene encoding protein translocase subunit SecF, translated to MSDEKVYNFMGIAKPALALSVIMIIISIVSIATRGLSFGLDFTGGTLVEVEYAKAPQINDVRHQLEAHKYENFVVQKFGSDTSILVRLQQEHSESIGTEVVGALSANGEQVTLSRSEFVGSQVGEELREQGGLGLLLALGVIMLYIAFRFQFKFSVGAVMALVHDVIITVGMFSLFQWDFDLNVLAAVLAVIGYSLNDTIVVSDRVRENFRRLREETPIEIINISLTQTLSRTIVTGLTTLLVLVALFLFGGPALKGFSTALIIGIIVGTYSSIYVASNLLLIMNISKEDLMIPVKEGEGAELDERP